One Lolium rigidum isolate FL_2022 unplaced genomic scaffold, APGP_CSIRO_Lrig_0.1 contig_35691_1, whole genome shotgun sequence genomic window carries:
- the LOC124681209 gene encoding rac-like GTP-binding protein 1 translates to MNGGTSAVSRFIKCVAVGDGAVGKTCMLICYTCNKFPTDYIPTVFDNFSANVSVDGSIVNLGLWDTAGQEDYSRLRPLSYRGADVFILSFSLTSRASYENVHKKWMPELRRYAPGIPVLLVGTKLDLREDRAYLADHPTESIITAEQGEELRKQIGAVAYVECSSKTQRNIKAVFDTAIKAVLQPRRHKEIARKETRTGAGRSVRWYFCGRACLV, encoded by the exons atgaacgGCGGAACATCGGCGGTGAGCCGGTTCATCAAGTGCGTGGCGGTGGGCGACGGCGCCGTGGGCAAGACCTGCATGCTCATCTGCTACACCTGCAACAAGTTCCCCACC GACTACATCCCCACCGTGTTCGACAACTTCAGCGCCAACGTATCGGTGGACGGGAGCATCGTCAACCTCGGCCTCTGGGACACCGCTGGTCAAGAGGACTACAGCAGGCTGAGGCCTCTGAGCTACAGGGGAGCTGATGTCTTCATCCTCTCCTTCTCCCTCACCAGCAGAGCAAGCTATGAGAACGTGCACAAGAAG TGGATGCCGGAGCTTCGCCGCTACGCGCCCGGCATTCCTGTACTTCTTGTTGGAACCAAGTTGG ATCTCCGAGAAGATAGAGCTTATCTTGCTGATCATCCAACTGAGTCCATTATAACAGCTGAGCAG GGAGAGGAGCTCAGGAAGCAAATAGGGGCGGTGGCCTACGTGGAATGCAGCTCCAAGACACAAAGG AACATCAAGGCTGTTTTCGACACTGCCATCAAAGCAGTTCTTCAACCTCGGAGGCACAAGGAGATAGCCCGCAAGGAAACTCGGACAGGAGCCGGTCGGTCTGTAAG GTGGTACTTTTGCGGAAGAGCTTGTTTGGTGTAA